The stretch of DNA CAAGTTGACCTGATGAAGTTTTGTCGCGCCCGCTGCCTGCGCCCACGCATTCGCGCGAACGCGTGATGGGTCGGCGGCTATACCGCAAAGCTGAGCTTCTACCTGCTCGGCCTTGTCGGGGACGGGAACGACGACCAGCAGTATTTTACGCTCGGCAAACGCCTGCACCAGGTGCGGCAGCATCCGGATGCGGGCAGCCATGTTTTCGGCATCGCGACGGTCCACGCGCAATTCCTCGGCGGAATAGAGCCAGTCGTTGCAGCCTGCCCAGACCTGCGGCCCCGCGTCGCGCAATCCCTTGTAGAGCAGGCCGGCCGAGAAGCCGTTCAAGCCGGCGCCGCGCGGAATGGCATCGAACACGGCGCGATCGACCCTGCCCGAGAGGCTTCCGGACAGGTAGTCCTTCAACGGCGCAGTCCTGAGGATCTCATAAAGGGAATCGCCGCCGCGGACGACGACCGACACAAACCCTGCGAAGATGATCGCCAGAACGGTCAGGATTTTTATCATGACGGCGCTCGTTCAGAACTGGAAATAGAGAAAAGGAATGACGGTTCGGCTTTGCATCACCCAAAGCGACCACAGCCATAGAATGGTAGCCAGCGCGAACGGAGGTCGGGCAATGACCGGTGCCAGCCACGGCGATGATTTGTTCAGCGCAGGCAGATACACCATCGCGATTCCGACAAAGAGCGTCACGACTTCGATCGGTCTCAGCGCCGCGGCGAAGCCGTTCGACATCGCAAGACCGTGCTGGCCGGCCAGACCGCTGAACATTATCGCTGCGGTTTGCCAGTCCTGCGCGCGGAACAGCGTCCAGCCGGTCATGACGAAAACCAGCGTGACGACATGTCCGACAGGCGCCGGCACCGGCGGCATGCGCATCGCATTCCAGGCGCGGCCTGCAATCAGTCCGATGCCGTGCCAGATGCCCCAGATCATGAAGGTCCAGCTCGCACCGTGCCACAATCCGCCCAGCGCCATCGTCACCATCAGATTGAAATAGGATCGAAAGCTCCCGGCCCGGTTTCCGCCGAGGGGAATGTACAGATAGTCGCGCAGCCAGCTCGACAGGCTGATATGCCAGCGCCGCCAGAAATCCGCGAGCGACGTGCTCAAATACGGATTGTCGAAATTCTCCGGAAATTTCAGGCCGACCATCAGCCCGAGGCCGATGGCCATGCTGCTGTAGCCGGCGAAGTCGAAATACAGATGCAGCGTGTAAGCCGTCACCGTGACGATCGCATCGCACGTCGAAGGCGCCGGCAAGGCGTATCCGGCGTCGACCAGCGGCGCGAGCGTGTCGCCGATCAGTACCTTTTGCGCAAAGCCCAGCATGAACCGACGCAGGCCTTCGGCAAACTCTGCGGAATCGAACACACGGGATTTCAGCCGCTCTGCGACCGACTGGTACCTGACGACAGGACCTGCCACGAGATGACCGAACATCGCCTGGTAGGTCGAATAGTTGATGAGGCTCGGCTCGGCATAGACGGTCTTTCTGAACACGTCGACCGAATAGGATATGGCGCCGAACACGAAGAACGACAGTCCGATCGGCAGCGGAATCGACGACCAATCCTTGACCGGCGCGCCGAGGCTGCTCACGCTCTCGACAATCAGATTGACGTATTTGAAACAGATCAGGCTGACGAGCGGCGGCACGATCCCTGCGAGCAGGGCCCAACGTCGCTCCGGTCCCGACGCTTTCGCGATCCACAGGCCCGTCAGCCAGGACCAGCAGGCGATCGCGACGAGCAGCGGCAGAAAATCGAAGCGCCACCAGCCATAGAAAACCAGGCTGAAGAACAGGATGGTCGAATTTCTGAGAAAGGCGGGGACGCTCGCATAGGCGATCAGGAACAGCGGCAGGAAAACGAAGACGAATGAGTCGCTGACGAAGACCATGCGGGCGATCGCTTACCGATCTCGATACGGTTCGGTTTCGTCAAACTGACCTGATAGCGCGCCCTTGCCCCCGGTCTGCGAGAGGAACAGACTGTAGTGATCGCCCGCGCGAAGCGGGGGCAGCTTCAACGATGCATTGCTGCCGCCGCAGGTGGCCTCGAGCTGGGCTTCCACCGGATTGATCGCGCGTGATTTGACGGTCGTGAATGCGACCGCATCGAAGACGGTGGGACCTTCGGCAATTCGCAGCGTAGCCTCGCAGTCCGGCATGAGATTGAAGAAACGGAGCTGGGCTTTCAGGTCGCTGGCGTTGCCGCCCTGGCCTTCGTCGATGGCGTGGCTCGTCCAGTTCGCGCCCTGACGCGCGATCACGACCGTGTAGAACCTGTCGGGGAGGAAGGTGACGTTTTCGCCGACGGCGGCACTATCGATCGACAGCTTGATCGACGCGTCTGCGCGCACTGCGCGGTATCGGCTGGCGACGTCGTTGTCGACGACCGGCAGATCGCGGGCGTTGATATGCAGCTTCGTGCCGAGCTTGATGTCACCGATAGTAGCGACGCGAATGAATGCCGACCCAGGGGGCGGTCGCGTCGCGTACAGCTTCCCGATCTCCTGCGCAGGGGCCGGACTGATCGCCAGCCAACACGTGGCGATTCCCAAGAGCCATGATTGACATCGGGCGATGAACGAGAGCTGCACATAGGGCGGTTTGGACCGGCAGGGCAATTCAAATGCTCCGAAATAAGGGTTTTCCGCCTGCGCCGACACCACGCTGGATCTGTCAGGGGGACGCCGCGCCGTAATGAGATGTCATATCAAACTGGTCGGGATTCGGAAATTTACTGAGGCAACGAACCCTGCAGATAGTAAACGTCTTCGCCCCCGTTAGGGTTAAATGCGTTCAGCCGTTGCGGAACCCAGCAGGAATCTGGATTTGTTGGGCGGCGCACGGGCCAGCCTCCGGCCCTGATGGTTTTTAACCGCGCATTGTTTCAGATTAATGCATTTCCGATGGGTGGATTCGATATGGGTGTTGAAGCGCACGTCACCCTGATGGACAGGCAAGCCTTCAAGCTGGTTTGTGAGCAATGCGGCAGCCTGACGGTTGCGCTGCCGATCGAGGCCCAGCCGGATCCATGTTCCATTCTCAAATGTGGGCGGTGCGGCGCTCCGCGAGGAACGCTTCAGTCGCTGCGCGATACCTCAATTCAGGCGGGCATTCGGCATTCGGCGTAGACGGGTTTGACTTGCGCTCTGTTTTCATCGTCGGGATCGGACTTGCCGGAAGCTGATGGCTCGATGTGATTGTCGGTTGTTGACGGCATGGCGGCTGAACGCGCGAACGAAAATTGTCGCGCGAACCCCAGTTAATCGCGGAAAAATACGCGTGGAAGGCCCTAGTCAGCATCCGGCCAAGCGGGGTAGGCTCGATCAGGCGGGCTCCGGTTTTGCCGGCTGTCAGCCGTTAGTCTTGTATTTTCGAGTATCTGCATTTTCGAAGCAGCTGGTAAATTTGCGCGAGGGAGAGAGAGAAACATGCGAACGATCTTTGCGTCCGTGCTGGTGGCCGGCCTTTTGATTGTTACCAATGCCGATGCGGCGCCGCTTCTGAGCCATAGTCAGCCTGCCCCGGATTCGTTGATCACGGCCGCGAAGGTCATCTGCGACGAGGCGGGAAACTGCTATCGACCGAATGTGCGACGGCCCGTCGCCCGGTGGGTCTATGGCGACAAGAATTTCTATGGACCGTACGCTGGACCTGGCAACTACGGTAATCCGCGGTATCGTTACAGCTGGTGGCCCTGGTAACGGATCTTATCTGCCTGATATCATCGCTGCGTGGGCCCGTTAGCCTGCCAGCCAATGCAGGAATGTGGCGCAGCCGCAAATGAGTTGCGATGCCAGCAGGAAAACGGCCCATGAAACGAACAGGATACGAATGACCATCCGCGCGCTTTCGACCGGCTGCAGATCGCTGATTGGTCGAGCACAACGCGCCAGATTCGAAATTGTTCATCATCGTCGAGGCACGCGAAACGCGGCCTCGAACTTTGCTTGTTGAACCTCCGAAGCCGAGCGTCACCAAACATCAAGCCGCGCGGAAAATAAAAAAGATCGCTCGAAGGCGGTCTCCATATTTTGCGATTAATATCGAGAGCAGAGAAGCCGGACCAGGTCGCCTCGGCGTAAGTGCGGATGTCGAGCGGATTTACTGCAGGCCGCGATTATATCTCCACAGGCGGGTTTGCATGGAACCCAAATTAGGCCTGTTTCGCCCTATGAAAGGGTATCAAATCGCTGCTATAGCGTTGCGGAAAGACGCCGATAAGGTCCGCCAGTATTGGTTTTAGA from Bradyrhizobium sp. AZCC 1693 encodes:
- a CDS encoding MBOAT family O-acyltransferase, encoding MVFVSDSFVFVFLPLFLIAYASVPAFLRNSTILFFSLVFYGWWRFDFLPLLVAIACWSWLTGLWIAKASGPERRWALLAGIVPPLVSLICFKYVNLIVESVSSLGAPVKDWSSIPLPIGLSFFVFGAISYSVDVFRKTVYAEPSLINYSTYQAMFGHLVAGPVVRYQSVAERLKSRVFDSAEFAEGLRRFMLGFAQKVLIGDTLAPLVDAGYALPAPSTCDAIVTVTAYTLHLYFDFAGYSSMAIGLGLMVGLKFPENFDNPYLSTSLADFWRRWHISLSSWLRDYLYIPLGGNRAGSFRSYFNLMVTMALGGLWHGASWTFMIWGIWHGIGLIAGRAWNAMRMPPVPAPVGHVVTLVFVMTGWTLFRAQDWQTAAIMFSGLAGQHGLAMSNGFAAALRPIEVVTLFVGIAMVYLPALNKSSPWLAPVIARPPFALATILWLWSLWVMQSRTVIPFLYFQF
- a CDS encoding alginate O-acetyltransferase AlgF, encoding MGIATCWLAISPAPAQEIGKLYATRPPPGSAFIRVATIGDIKLGTKLHINARDLPVVDNDVASRYRAVRADASIKLSIDSAAVGENVTFLPDRFYTVVIARQGANWTSHAIDEGQGGNASDLKAQLRFFNLMPDCEATLRIAEGPTVFDAVAFTTVKSRAINPVEAQLEATCGGSNASLKLPPLRAGDHYSLFLSQTGGKGALSGQFDETEPYRDR